In Brevibacillus marinus, the genomic window TGTTCGCAACAGGCAGCAATCTTAAAACAAGCTTAACAATCAGCCAACATTGCCATAATAAAACGGCAGTATGATGAAGAGGCGTGAGAGACATACTGTTACCTTTTAAGGAGGGTTTTCCCACGATGAAAAAACTGGGTAGTCTGTTGATGGCCTTGACGCTGGCCGGAAGCGTGCTTGCCGGCTGTGGTCAATCGGCTGACCAAAGTACAGGAGCAAGCAATAACCAAAACGGCAGTGCGGCGGAAGCTCCCGCTGCGGAACAAGCGGAGGAGCTGAGCGGAGAAGTCCTGATTGCCGGTTCTTCCACTGTATACCCGATCACGGTCGTCGCTGCCGAAAAATTCATGGAAAAACATCCGGGTGTAAACGTGTCGGTCGCTTCTACGGGTACGGGCGGCGGCTTTAAGAAATGGGTCGTCGGGGAAACGGATATCAATAACGCCTCTTCCCGCATCAAAGATTCGGTGATTGAAGAAGCGAAACAAAACGGCATTGAACCGCTCGAACTGACGGTTGCCTACGACGCGTTGACGGTGGTCGTCAACAAGGAGAACGACTTCGTCGATCAACTCACGATTGAGGAATTGAAAAAAATCTGGGAGCCCAACTCGCAGGTCAAACTCTGGTCTGATGTCCGCGCAGGATGGCCGGCGGAGGAAATCAAGCTGTACGGTCCGGGAACCGACTCCGGTACGTTTGAGTACTTCACGGAGGTCGTTGTCGGCGAAGCCAAAGCTTCGCGTACCGATTATACCCCGTCGGAAGATGACAACGTGCTGGTGCAAGGGGTGGCCGGTGACAAGTACTCCCTCGGATACTTCGGCTACGCCTACTACGCCGAGAACAGCGACAAACTGAGAGCCGTGCCGATCGTCAATCCGGAAACCGGAGAAGCGGTGATGCCTTCCGACGAAACGATCGAAAACGGCAAATACGCCCCGCTGGGCCGCGAACTCTGGATCTATCCGTCGAAGAAAGCGCTGGAACGCCCGGAAGTGGCCGCGTTCGTCAAATTCTACATGGACAACGTGGCGGAGTTTGCCAAAGAAGGCGGCTACACGCCACTGCCGGAAGAAAAATACGAGGTAGAAAAAAAAGAACTGGAAGAAGCGCTGAAATAACAGCGCAAACGTTGAAATAAAAGCGCCGAGTGCGATTGCAAGAAAGGGTTGGAAAGTGTGGCGATGCCCACCCCGGTGGGTGGGGCAGCCACATTTTTCCGTGTCTATGTCCAAAGGGGGAATAACGCGTGCAAGGGTCTGTCACATCGGAGGGAAAAAAGCGAAACAGGCTGTCGGAAAAACTGG contains:
- a CDS encoding PstS family phosphate ABC transporter substrate-binding protein, whose translation is MKKLGSLLMALTLAGSVLAGCGQSADQSTGASNNQNGSAAEAPAAEQAEELSGEVLIAGSSTVYPITVVAAEKFMEKHPGVNVSVASTGTGGGFKKWVVGETDINNASSRIKDSVIEEAKQNGIEPLELTVAYDALTVVVNKENDFVDQLTIEELKKIWEPNSQVKLWSDVRAGWPAEEIKLYGPGTDSGTFEYFTEVVVGEAKASRTDYTPSEDDNVLVQGVAGDKYSLGYFGYAYYAENSDKLRAVPIVNPETGEAVMPSDETIENGKYAPLGRELWIYPSKKALERPEVAAFVKFYMDNVAEFAKEGGYTPLPEEKYEVEKKELEEALK